One stretch of Malus domestica chromosome 14, GDT2T_hap1 DNA includes these proteins:
- the LOC103454181 gene encoding dihydroneopterin aldolase 2-like → MQKLSLMAAPISGTIQEDAAVRGGDKLILRGLKFHGFHGVKPEERKLGQKFVIDVDAWMDLREAGKSDRLSDTISYTEIYRIVKEVVEGPPHNLLESVAQQIASTTLKNYPQISAVSVKVGKPHVAVHGSLDYLGVEIFRYRSIDAPK, encoded by the exons ATGCAAAAGCTGTCGCTAATGGCTGCGCCAATTTCTG GAACAATACAGGAAGATGCTGCAGTAAGAGGGGGAGATAAGCTCATATTGAGGGGTTTGAAGTTCCATGGTTTCCATGGGGTGAAGCCAGAGGAAAGGAAGTTGGGTCAGAAGTTTGTAATAGATGTTGATGCTTGGATGGATCTCCGGGAGGCTGGTAAATCTGATCGTTTGTCAGATACCATTAGTTACACCGAAATCTATCG CATCGTGAAGGAAGTTGTAGAAGGGCCACCTCATAATCTTCTGGAGTCTGTGGCTCAACAAATTGCATCTACCACTCTGAAAAACTATCCCCAGATATCTGCTGTCTCTGTGAAAGTTGGGAAGCCGCATGTTGCTGTTCATGGTTCTCTTGACTACTTGGGGGTTGAGATTTTCAGATACAGAAGTATTGATGCGCCAAAGTGA
- the LOC108172127 gene encoding uncharacterized protein produces the protein MAAWQRHLQSAIRQIGKRVECSYNPSANFSSSSSLSRLEGLLPYFQTLCKPSSPTISRPLHQYFQHLGISSSRNLRAEEAPLPSPLTPVLASNTATNEEHKQKSLTKPDKVQAILKGIKQSPKKVNLVAALVRGMRVEDALLQLQVTVKRASKTVYQVIHSARANATHNHGLDPDRLLVAEAFVGKGFFKKRLSYHAKGKCGVKVRPECRLTVVVREITPDEEAEIAKLKVKNFIKMTKRERKLVPHQLIETTPIWGRKGRSRDLEQNGVAS, from the exons ATGGCGGCTTGGCAGAGGCATCTGCAATCAGCAATCCGTCAAATTGGTAAAAGGGTTGAATGTAGTTACAACCCTTCAGCcaatttctcttcttcttcttccctttctCGCTTGGAGG GTCTATTGCCTTATTTCCAAACTCTTTgcaagccatcttctccaaccaTTTCAAGACCCCTTCATCAATATTTTCAGCACTTG GGAATTTCGAGTTCGAGAAACTTGAGAGCTGAGGAAGCGCCTCTTCCATCTCCATTGACTCCTGTTTTGGCATCAAATACTGCGACAAACGAAGAGCACAAGCAGAAATCACTTACTAAACCTGATAAAGTTCAAGCGATCTTAAAGGGCATCAAACAG AGTCCTAAAAAGGTCAACTTGGTTGCTGCACTGGTACGCGGTATGCGTGTTGAAGATGCATTGTTGCAGTTGCAAGTGACAGTAAAGCGAGCTTCAAAAACTGTGTATCAG GTCATTCATTCAGCCCGAGCAAATGCAACTCATAATCATGGGTTAGATCCAGACCGTCTCCTTGTTG CTGAGGCTTTTGTTGGAAAGGGATTCTTCAAAAAGAGACTGTCCTACCATGCCAAAGGCAAATGTGGAGTTAAAGTGAGACCAGAATGCCGCCTTACGGTCGTAGTAAGGGAGATTACCCCTGACGAGGAGGCGGAGATAGCCAAACTGAAGGTTAAGAATTTCATTAAGATGACTAAGCGCGAAAGAAAGCTTGTTCCTCACCAGCTTATTGAGACAACTCCAATTTGGGGCCGCAAAGGCAGAAGTCGCGATCTtgaacaaaatggtgtggcttCATGA